The Geothrix sp. genome has a window encoding:
- the gltX gene encoding glutamate--tRNA ligase has protein sequence MSRQVVTRFAPSPTGMLHIGGVRTALFCWLFARRHGGRFILRIEDTDLSRSTDDNIRIIEEGMAWCGLTWDEGPVVGDPSQWKGPHGPYRQMQRMDLYRGKIQELLDKGLAYRCRCSREALDERRKAVEAAGKVFQYNRGLDAGKGCAEAGHDASQPAAIRFRMPRSGDIVVPDLIKGETHFPADSLDDWIIARTGEGPGEIGVPTYNFCVVVDDTHMEVTHVIRGDDHLNNTPKQIPLFEALGYELPAFAHVPMILGADGAKLSKRHGATSITEYQAMGLLPSAVRLALARLSWTPKIDGKAVESAEEELLTDEQMIQLFDLADCQKSAARFDMDKLQWLNQKLIQRASWQELEPHLRPFVPAMWDQKPEAWRAQAIQSTQKGKSLTDMAEALRFAFERPTTFDEKAVEKFMTPAIKPALAEVCALTDYGHDALQAGIDAILARHGLKTKDLAQALRVALCGKPVSPGIFDTLMLVGRDEVVARLERWL, from the coding sequence ATGTCCCGTCAGGTCGTCACCCGCTTTGCCCCCTCCCCCACCGGCATGCTCCACATCGGCGGGGTGCGCACGGCGCTGTTCTGCTGGCTGTTCGCCCGCAGGCACGGTGGTCGCTTCATCCTGCGCATCGAAGATACGGATCTCTCCCGCAGCACGGACGACAACATCCGCATCATCGAAGAGGGCATGGCCTGGTGCGGGTTGACCTGGGACGAGGGTCCGGTGGTGGGGGATCCCAGCCAATGGAAGGGTCCCCACGGCCCCTATCGCCAGATGCAGCGCATGGACCTCTACCGGGGGAAGATCCAGGAACTGCTGGACAAGGGGCTGGCCTACCGTTGCCGCTGCTCGCGGGAGGCGCTGGACGAGCGGCGCAAGGCGGTGGAGGCCGCCGGCAAGGTCTTTCAGTACAACCGCGGGCTGGACGCCGGGAAGGGCTGCGCCGAGGCGGGTCACGACGCCAGCCAGCCGGCCGCCATCCGCTTCCGCATGCCCAGGAGCGGCGACATCGTGGTACCCGATCTCATCAAGGGCGAGACCCACTTCCCCGCGGACAGCCTGGATGACTGGATCATCGCCCGCACCGGGGAGGGGCCCGGCGAGATCGGCGTGCCCACCTACAACTTCTGCGTGGTGGTGGACGACACCCACATGGAAGTCACCCATGTGATCCGCGGCGACGATCACCTGAACAACACGCCCAAGCAGATCCCGCTCTTCGAGGCCCTGGGCTATGAGCTGCCGGCCTTCGCCCATGTGCCCATGATCCTGGGCGCCGACGGCGCGAAGCTGAGCAAGCGTCACGGCGCCACCAGCATCACGGAGTACCAGGCCATGGGCCTGCTGCCCTCTGCCGTACGCCTGGCCCTGGCGCGGCTCTCCTGGACCCCCAAGATCGACGGCAAGGCCGTCGAGAGCGCCGAGGAGGAACTGCTCACGGACGAGCAGATGATCCAGCTCTTCGACCTGGCGGACTGCCAGAAGAGCGCTGCCCGCTTCGACATGGACAAGCTGCAGTGGCTGAACCAGAAGCTCATCCAGCGGGCCTCCTGGCAGGAACTGGAGCCCCACCTCCGGCCCTTCGTGCCCGCGATGTGGGACCAAAAGCCAGAAGCCTGGCGGGCCCAGGCCATCCAGTCCACCCAGAAGGGCAAGTCCCTGACCGACATGGCCGAGGCCCTGCGCTTCGCCTTCGAGCGCCCCACCACCTTCGACGAGAAGGCCGTGGAGAAGTTCATGACGCCGGCCATCAAGCCGGCCTTGGCTGAGGTCTGCGCGCTGACGGATTATGGCCACGACGCCCTGCAGGCGGGCATCGACGCCATCCTGGCCAGGCACGGCCTCAAGACCAAGGATCTGGCCCAGGCCCTCCGCGTGGCCCTCTGTGGCAAGCCCGTCAGCCCGGGCATCTTCGACACGCTCATGCTCGTGGGCCGCGACGAGGTGGTGGCGCGGCTGGAGCGGTGGCTCTGA
- the dcd gene encoding dCTP deaminase encodes MILTGRQILEARAQGRIRIDPWRDDQLNPNSYNLRLGEDLAVYTDTELDMAKPNGIEFLKIPAEGLLLKPGTLYLGRTLEYTETHGMVPMLEGRSSVGRLGLFVHVTAGFGDIGFCGFWTLEISCIQPVRIYAGVGICQIFYHTVSGDYDSYDSGKYQRNSGIQPSMLWKDFIKE; translated from the coding sequence GTGATCCTCACCGGCCGTCAGATCCTCGAGGCCCGGGCCCAGGGCCGGATCCGCATCGATCCCTGGCGCGACGACCAGCTGAACCCGAACAGCTACAACCTGCGCCTGGGCGAGGATCTGGCCGTCTACACCGACACTGAGCTCGACATGGCCAAGCCCAACGGCATCGAGTTCCTGAAGATCCCCGCCGAGGGCCTCCTGCTGAAGCCGGGGACGCTCTACCTGGGGCGCACCCTGGAATACACGGAGACCCACGGCATGGTGCCCATGCTCGAGGGCCGCAGCAGCGTGGGCCGGCTGGGCCTCTTCGTCCATGTCACGGCTGGTTTCGGCGACATCGGCTTCTGCGGCTTCTGGACCCTGGAAATCAGCTGCATCCAGCCCGTGCGGATCTACGCGGGCGTGGGCATCTGCCAGATCTTCTACCACACCGTCAGCGGCGACTACGACAGCTACGACTCGGGCAAATACCAGCGCAATTCGGGCATCCAGCCGTCCATGCTGTGGAAGGATTTCATCAAAGAGTAG
- a CDS encoding FHA domain-containing protein, protein MAKLLVHESAGIREFEIVDEEVHMGRELDNTLRLPDPSISRHHCVIRKVGGGYEVQDLQSSNGVLVNGNRVQSSPLRDGDRVTLGQVQLTFQDPRPEGATVAIHRDEVPAAPTGTVRMSADELAAIHTGKPPAGDPAPKGPASDQIITGPIPNAPKGIPPVAPPPAPRPVSHTGQPAGPAEQSFLGSLLPAIPDDAVPTGERGDLVTRLLAVLIDVVPAILLSIAFTILGIVPYVGCILLPLNIVAQLAYYWFFVPWCVSKYGASIGKKVMKLRVVPEGNPQGRLDLGPAILRQIGNILALNLIVLAVKGDERTSLSDMLAKSEVLKVDR, encoded by the coding sequence ATGGCCAAGCTGCTGGTGCACGAAAGCGCGGGCATCCGAGAGTTCGAGATCGTGGACGAGGAAGTCCACATGGGGCGCGAGCTGGACAACACGCTGCGTCTTCCCGACCCGAGCATCAGCCGCCACCACTGCGTGATCCGGAAGGTGGGCGGCGGCTACGAAGTCCAGGACCTCCAGAGCAGCAACGGAGTCCTGGTCAACGGAAACCGCGTCCAGTCCTCTCCGCTGCGGGATGGAGACCGCGTCACCCTGGGCCAGGTCCAGCTCACCTTCCAGGACCCGCGGCCCGAAGGCGCCACCGTGGCCATCCACCGGGACGAGGTTCCGGCCGCCCCCACCGGCACCGTGCGCATGTCCGCCGACGAGCTGGCGGCCATCCACACCGGCAAGCCGCCCGCCGGTGATCCGGCGCCGAAGGGCCCTGCCTCGGACCAGATCATCACCGGCCCCATCCCCAATGCGCCCAAGGGCATCCCCCCAGTGGCGCCGCCGCCCGCCCCCAGGCCCGTCTCGCACACTGGCCAACCCGCCGGCCCGGCCGAACAGTCCTTCCTGGGCTCGCTCCTGCCGGCCATCCCCGACGATGCCGTGCCCACAGGCGAACGGGGCGATCTGGTCACGCGCCTGCTGGCGGTGCTCATCGATGTGGTCCCGGCGATCCTCCTCTCCATCGCCTTCACGATCCTGGGCATCGTGCCCTATGTGGGCTGCATCCTGCTGCCCCTCAACATCGTCGCCCAGCTCGCCTACTACTGGTTCTTCGTGCCCTGGTGCGTGTCGAAGTACGGCGCCAGCATCGGCAAGAAGGTCATGAAGCTGCGGGTGGTGCCCGAAGGCAACCCCCAGGGTCGCCTCGACCTGGGCCCCGCGATCCTGCGCCAGATCGGCAACATCCTCGCCCTGAACCTCATCGTGCTGGCCGTCAAGGGCGACGAGCGCACCAGCCTCAGCGACATGCTCGCGAAATCGGAAGTCCTGAAAGTGGACCGCTGA